The proteins below come from a single Pradoshia eiseniae genomic window:
- a CDS encoding ring-cleaving dioxygenase, with the protein MNGLKGIHHVTAITSSAEKNYQFFTYVLGMRLIKKTVNQDDIQTYHLFFADDRGNAGTDMTFFDFPGIVKGSHGTNEIYKTSFRVPTDEALSYWLKRFDRLKVKHDGIEEQFGKKILSFADFDDQQYQLISDEFNEGVASGIPWQDGPIPLEYAITGLGPIYIRIAEFDYFKEVLEKVYQFTEIGQEGSAHLFEVGEGGNGAQVIVEKNTSLPYAQQGYGTVHHAAFRVEDTEALNDWIERMKAFRLPSSGYVDRHFFESLYTRVAPQILFELATDGPGFMGDEPYETLGEKLSLPPFLEPKREYIESVVRPIDTVRSTRDFKKEYE; encoded by the coding sequence ATGAACGGATTAAAAGGGATTCATCATGTGACAGCGATTACGAGCAGTGCAGAGAAGAACTATCAATTCTTCACCTATGTACTTGGAATGAGGCTGATCAAGAAAACCGTCAATCAGGACGACATTCAAACATATCACTTGTTCTTTGCAGATGACCGCGGGAACGCAGGCACAGATATGACGTTCTTTGATTTCCCTGGAATAGTGAAGGGAAGCCATGGGACCAACGAAATTTACAAAACCTCCTTCAGGGTGCCGACAGATGAGGCGCTGTCATATTGGCTAAAGCGATTTGACCGCTTAAAGGTTAAACATGACGGCATTGAGGAGCAATTCGGGAAAAAGATACTGTCTTTCGCCGATTTTGATGACCAGCAGTATCAATTGATTTCTGATGAGTTTAATGAGGGTGTAGCATCAGGTATTCCATGGCAAGATGGACCAATACCGCTGGAATACGCCATTACCGGACTCGGGCCAATTTATATTCGCATCGCTGAATTTGATTATTTTAAGGAAGTATTGGAGAAGGTCTATCAATTTACGGAAATCGGCCAAGAGGGAAGCGCCCATTTGTTCGAGGTTGGTGAAGGAGGGAATGGAGCCCAGGTTATCGTTGAGAAGAACACATCCTTGCCGTACGCTCAGCAAGGCTATGGAACGGTTCATCATGCCGCTTTCCGTGTCGAGGATACAGAAGCTTTAAATGATTGGATTGAGCGAATGAAGGCATTTCGGCTTCCGTCCTCCGGCTATGTGGATCGTCACTTCTTTGAATCACTCTATACGAGAGTCGCACCTCAAATTCTGTTTGAGCTCGCCACGGATGGGCCGGGCTTCATGGGGGATGAGCCTTATGAAACATTGGGTGAAAAATTGTCGCTCCCTCCGTTTCTTGAGCCGAAACGGGAGTATATTGAATCAGTTGTACGACCAATTGATACAGTCAGAAGCACGCGCGACTTTAAAAAGGAATATGAGTAA
- a CDS encoding YrvL family regulatory protein, with protein MNDNQDDFKRMGRFGGLFAFGMIGLLILCAILFVFGIIFFGVAGIFSLLGVSYDSVKALVYFTGIMLLIDFFLDPISKLLAQLFSRVYQYQHYKRFIIRTIFIIAFSSLSFYIADECITGINIPLRTEILLGLISWLIEIVFEERPKQEKS; from the coding sequence TTGAACGATAATCAAGATGATTTCAAGAGGATGGGGAGATTCGGGGGCTTATTTGCATTTGGTATGATTGGGCTCTTAATCCTTTGTGCAATTCTGTTTGTGTTCGGCATCATTTTCTTTGGGGTGGCAGGCATATTCAGCTTGCTTGGCGTTTCGTATGATTCCGTGAAGGCGCTTGTCTATTTTACGGGAATCATGCTGCTGATTGATTTCTTCCTAGACCCAATCTCCAAACTGCTGGCACAGTTATTCAGCCGAGTCTACCAGTACCAGCATTACAAGCGATTCATAATCCGAACCATCTTCATAATAGCTTTCTCTTCCCTGTCCTTTTATATTGCGGATGAATGCATAACTGGGATAAACATTCCATTAAGGACAGAAATATTGCTGGGGCTTATCTCGTGGTTAATAGAAATCGTTTTTGAAGAAAGACCGAAACAGGAGAAGAGTTAA
- a CDS encoding polysaccharide deacetylase family protein, whose product MKRKFNITFIIVFLVHFSVLSVLFAQNFETIAFGKLQFASDKPLELEREMDLRDFDISKAARAKQVPVLMYHRIIKSDDLQTTHYNEEGELYGTIVTKEQFSEQMEHLHEEGYTTLTLAEFQAYMEEEIDVPKKSVLITFDDGFKDNYINAYPILKKYDLRATIFLIAGNIDRDPRDYDPADAQFLSVEDIEASTDIFDYESHTYKFHERDVNGDAFLTSKPREDVLRDIEEGMDIVGSKTGFAYPFGEYNKETLEILDELGLEMAFTIKDGMAKPGESMLEIPRRGIYPGTTMDIFKLLLTYE is encoded by the coding sequence ATGAAGAGAAAGTTTAATATCACATTTATCATTGTCTTTTTGGTCCATTTTTCGGTATTGAGTGTCCTGTTTGCCCAGAACTTTGAGACAATAGCATTCGGCAAGCTGCAATTTGCCAGCGACAAACCACTTGAACTGGAGCGTGAAATGGATTTGAGGGATTTCGATATATCAAAGGCCGCGAGAGCCAAACAAGTCCCCGTCCTCATGTATCATAGGATTATCAAATCAGATGATCTTCAAACGACTCATTACAATGAAGAAGGTGAATTATACGGCACCATCGTGACCAAGGAGCAATTCAGCGAACAAATGGAGCATTTACATGAAGAGGGCTATACAACCTTAACATTGGCAGAATTTCAAGCCTATATGGAAGAAGAGATTGATGTTCCAAAGAAAAGCGTGCTCATTACCTTTGATGATGGATTTAAGGATAATTACATTAATGCCTATCCTATCTTGAAGAAATATGATTTACGTGCGACCATCTTCTTGATTGCGGGAAATATTGACCGAGATCCGCGAGATTATGATCCTGCAGATGCCCAATTCTTAAGTGTCGAGGATATCGAGGCTAGTACAGACATATTCGACTATGAAAGCCATACGTATAAATTCCATGAAAGGGACGTAAACGGTGATGCTTTCTTGACCTCCAAACCGAGAGAGGATGTATTAAGAGATATTGAAGAAGGAATGGATATTGTCGGTTCTAAAACCGGATTTGCCTATCCGTTTGGGGAATACAATAAAGAAACTCTAGAGATTTTGGATGAATTAGGACTGGAAATGGCCTTTACAATTAAGGATGGGATGGCAAAACCAGGCGAATCCATGCTCGAGATTCCAAGACGAGGCATTTATCCTGGAACAACGATGGACATTTTCAAGCTCCTCCTCACCTATGAATAA
- a CDS encoding glycosyltransferase, whose translation MEMHIGLIVTLVMYIVFFTFQALYIFIPLLTVKGKRFSSNKHVFEQGISVLIPAYNEESVLKNCIQALLHVDYQKYEAFIINDGSSDQSMKLLNSLLQLEECKRNKANVLEHKEIKGVYQSALYPTIFVIDKENGGKADSLNAGIELAAYENIITLDADSSLDVHSLRIINEAFVDKDVIAAGGMVHIGQAFHGDYTNPKARFSINHLMKFQFMQYLANFYLYKITQTKFNALAIISGAFGVFKRSVLLEVKGYRITVGEDMDITMRIQRLIKTKYPHKKIIFIPEAVCFTEGPETFRDLFKQRIRWQKAFIDCIMIYGTSLFRKFGFGVSIFLLVDALMLGTLTAFPTLIIPFVILLSGSGAFLALMLFLFSFSLGVFQSVVSLIISHRLGHSFTRRDKFRLSYFVPLEIVSYRFLGVIFNTFGTVAYFINKNSWNKVQRVGRQHQTYGEELSGSEKVIPILQKSKKTS comes from the coding sequence ATGGAAATGCATATCGGTTTGATTGTTACATTGGTTATGTATATTGTCTTCTTTACTTTTCAGGCATTGTACATTTTCATTCCGCTTCTCACTGTAAAAGGCAAACGTTTCTCTTCCAACAAGCATGTCTTTGAACAAGGGATTTCTGTATTAATCCCAGCCTATAACGAGGAATCGGTCTTAAAAAATTGTATACAAGCGCTCCTTCATGTTGATTATCAAAAGTATGAAGCCTTCATCATTAATGATGGCTCATCCGATCAATCGATGAAGCTGCTTAACTCTCTCCTGCAATTGGAAGAATGCAAGAGGAATAAAGCCAATGTACTCGAGCACAAAGAGATTAAGGGAGTCTATCAATCAGCCCTTTATCCAACCATATTTGTCATTGATAAAGAAAACGGCGGAAAGGCTGATTCCCTCAATGCGGGTATTGAATTGGCCGCCTATGAAAATATTATTACACTTGACGCGGACAGCTCTTTAGATGTTCATTCTCTCCGTATCATTAATGAAGCATTCGTGGATAAAGATGTGATTGCTGCCGGAGGAATGGTGCATATCGGGCAGGCTTTTCATGGTGATTATACAAATCCGAAAGCAAGATTTAGCATCAACCATCTAATGAAGTTTCAATTTATGCAATATTTAGCCAACTTCTATTTATACAAGATTACGCAAACAAAGTTCAATGCTCTGGCCATCATTTCAGGAGCTTTTGGGGTATTTAAACGCAGTGTTCTTCTAGAGGTGAAAGGGTACAGGATAACCGTTGGCGAGGATATGGATATCACGATGAGGATTCAGCGATTGATCAAGACGAAGTATCCGCATAAAAAAATCATTTTCATACCGGAGGCTGTTTGTTTTACAGAAGGACCTGAAACCTTCCGCGATCTTTTTAAGCAGCGCATACGCTGGCAGAAGGCTTTCATCGACTGTATTATGATTTACGGAACATCCTTGTTCAGGAAATTCGGGTTTGGCGTATCGATCTTTTTATTAGTAGATGCCTTAATGCTCGGTACTTTAACGGCTTTTCCAACATTGATTATTCCATTCGTCATTCTCCTGTCAGGCTCCGGTGCTTTTCTTGCCCTAATGCTCTTTCTCTTTTCCTTCAGCCTCGGAGTGTTCCAAAGTGTCGTAAGTTTAATTATTTCCCATCGCTTAGGACATTCATTCACTAGACGTGACAAGTTTAGACTCAGCTATTTTGTTCCATTGGAAATCGTAAGCTATCGCTTCTTAGGAGTAATATTTAATACATTCGGGACGGTTGCCTACTTTATCAATAAGAATAGCTGGAATAAAGTGCAGCGTGTTGGCAGACAGCACCAAACATATGGCGAAGAACTGTCTGGTTCAGAAAAGGTTATACCAATTCTGCAGAAAAGCAAAAAAACGAGCTAG
- a CDS encoding GNAT family N-acetyltransferase: protein MELRFYKQQDLALIEQYQLREEQLRYTAMPGECIELSKTDVHRLPVLAIEDERLVTFFVLDKGKGPKAYTSNEDTILIRAFSTDYRYQGFGYAKKALSLLPAFVCSHFQDTKEIILAVNVKNTIAQGLYKKCGYMDHGERRMGKKGELIIMSYPLSVS, encoded by the coding sequence ATGGAGCTTCGTTTCTATAAGCAACAGGATTTGGCATTAATCGAGCAATACCAATTACGAGAGGAGCAGCTGCGCTATACGGCTATGCCTGGTGAATGTATCGAACTCTCTAAAACAGATGTGCACAGGCTTCCTGTATTGGCGATTGAAGATGAACGATTGGTCACCTTTTTTGTCCTTGATAAAGGAAAGGGACCCAAAGCATACACATCCAATGAGGACACCATTCTTATTCGGGCATTCTCAACTGATTACCGCTATCAAGGATTTGGATATGCAAAGAAGGCTTTAAGTCTGCTGCCCGCATTTGTCTGCTCACATTTCCAGGATACAAAGGAAATCATTCTCGCTGTAAACGTGAAAAATACCATTGCCCAAGGCTTGTATAAAAAATGTGGGTACATGGATCACGGGGAACGAAGAATGGGGAAGAAAGGTGAGCTGATTATTATGAGTTATCCCTTGTCCGTTTCATGA
- a CDS encoding GntR family transcriptional regulator, producing the protein MSKKEFVYKHLRTSILDGTFGSGQRIVIDQVAKEMGMSIIPVREAIRQLESDGLITYKPYSGAVVTSIDEKEYIDTLMVLSVLEGYATALSSEHLTSIDISRLIQLNRDMEKAVEEFEFELFGDLNRTFHASIIQKCGNPVLIEKIEETQDRMDRVRKSIFSMVPKRAQQSIQEHAELIQCLKEKAPSEQIEAIIRNHRKNTVEAFLNRKDKNEQQIL; encoded by the coding sequence ATGAGCAAAAAAGAATTTGTGTATAAGCATTTACGAACAAGCATTTTGGATGGTACCTTTGGCTCTGGACAACGGATTGTCATTGATCAAGTGGCCAAAGAAATGGGGATGAGCATCATTCCTGTCCGAGAAGCCATCAGGCAATTAGAATCAGATGGCCTCATTACATACAAGCCATACAGCGGGGCTGTCGTCACAAGCATTGATGAAAAAGAGTATATCGATACCTTGATGGTGTTAAGTGTACTAGAAGGCTATGCTACGGCACTAAGCTCTGAACATTTAACGAGTATAGATATTAGCCGGTTGATCCAATTAAACCGGGACATGGAAAAAGCAGTCGAAGAATTTGAATTTGAATTATTTGGAGACCTGAATAGAACCTTCCATGCGAGCATCATTCAAAAATGCGGCAATCCAGTTTTGATAGAAAAAATTGAGGAAACACAGGATCGCATGGATCGAGTGAGAAAATCGATTTTTTCCATGGTTCCTAAAAGGGCACAGCAATCCATCCAGGAGCATGCTGAGCTGATTCAATGCCTGAAGGAGAAAGCCCCTTCTGAACAAATTGAAGCTATCATCAGAAATCATCGTAAGAATACGGTTGAGGCTTTTCTTAATCGGAAAGACAAGAATGAGCAGCAAATTTTATAG
- the hpaI gene encoding 2,4-dihydroxyhept-2-ene-1,7-dioic acid aldolase has translation MFEDVKNRLRGSIAPIITPFDTEMEVDTGTLKSLIDWHIDSGSHGVSVCGTTGEPSSLSIEERELVMETAIRAARKRVPVMPGTGSANQKETLHLTKRAQEMGADAALVIVPYYNKPNQQALYNHFKTVANSVDIPIIVYNIPGRTGVNLEVKTLARLAEDCPNIIGVKESNKDFEHVNRVLLNCGRDFLLYSGIELLCYPMLAIGGAGHISATACVAPKEVADLYNYWKAGEVDKALDLHYKLMPLNDVLFKETNPGPLKAAMGMIGKIHPAMRPPMEMPSGKLYDEIKETLKTYGYLESINQ, from the coding sequence ATGTTTGAAGATGTAAAGAATAGGCTGAGAGGATCAATAGCTCCAATCATTACACCGTTCGATACTGAAATGGAAGTAGATACCGGCACATTAAAGAGCCTCATAGACTGGCATATTGACAGTGGCTCTCATGGAGTATCCGTGTGCGGTACTACTGGGGAACCGAGCTCTTTATCTATAGAAGAAAGAGAACTGGTGATGGAGACGGCAATCAGGGCAGCCAGAAAAAGAGTTCCAGTAATGCCTGGTACAGGCTCAGCCAATCAGAAGGAGACTTTGCACTTAACAAAGCGGGCCCAGGAAATGGGAGCTGATGCTGCATTAGTAATCGTTCCATATTATAACAAGCCAAACCAGCAAGCATTGTATAACCACTTTAAAACGGTTGCCAATTCGGTCGATATTCCCATCATCGTTTATAATATTCCCGGAAGAACAGGCGTGAACCTTGAAGTGAAGACACTGGCTAGGCTTGCTGAGGATTGTCCAAATATTATTGGAGTAAAAGAATCCAATAAAGATTTTGAGCATGTGAATAGAGTTTTGCTCAATTGCGGGAGAGACTTTCTCCTCTATTCAGGCATTGAGCTCCTTTGCTATCCGATGCTAGCAATTGGGGGAGCGGGCCATATTAGCGCAACGGCCTGTGTGGCTCCGAAAGAAGTTGCTGACCTGTATAATTATTGGAAAGCTGGGGAAGTAGACAAGGCACTGGATTTGCATTATAAGCTTATGCCCCTTAATGATGTTTTATTTAAGGAAACCAACCCTGGGCCATTGAAGGCGGCTATGGGCATGATTGGCAAGATTCATCCTGCAATGAGGCCGCCGATGGAAATGCCATCTGGCAAACTTTATGATGAGATTAAAGAAACGCTGAAAACCTACGGATATCTGGAAAGTATTAATCAATGA